In Equus quagga isolate Etosha38 chromosome 14, UCLA_HA_Equagga_1.0, whole genome shotgun sequence, one DNA window encodes the following:
- the LOC124252465 gene encoding olfactory receptor 51D1 produces MQKPQLLVPVMATPNGTLIHPAYFLLVGIPGLGPNIHFWLAFPLCFMYALATLGNLAIVLIIRVERRLHEPMYLFLAMLSTIDLVLSSVTMPKMASLFLTGIQEIEFNVCLAQMFLIHALSAMESAVLLAMAFDRFVAICHPLRHASVLTGPTVAKIGLAALTRGFVFFFPLPFILKRLSYCQTHTVTHSFCLHQDIMKLSCTDTTVNVVYGLFVILSVMGVDSLFIGFSYVLILRAVLELSSRGASLKAFNTCISHLCAVLVFYVPLIGLSVVHRLGGPTSLLHVIMANIYLLLPPVVNPLVYGAKTKEIRSWVLNMFLQDGR; encoded by the coding sequence ATGCAGAAGCCTCAGCTCTTGGTTCCTGTCATGGCCACTCCAAATGGAACTCTGATCCACCCAGCATACTTCCTGCTGGTGGGCATCCCTGGCCTGGGGCCTAATATACACTTTTGGCTggcttttcccctgtgttttatGTATGCCTTGGCCACCCTGGGCAACCTGGCCATTGTCCTCATCATCCGTGTGGAAAGGCGGCTGCATGAGCCCATGTACCTCTTCCTGGCCATGCTTTCCACCATTGACCTAGTCCTCTCCTCAGTCACCATGCCCAAGATGGCCAGCCTCTTCCTGACTGGCATCCAGGAGATTGAGTTCAACGTTTGCCTGGCCCAGATGTTCCTTATCCATGCTCTGTCAGCCATGGAGTCAGCTGTCTTGCTGGCCATGGCTTTTGACCGCTTTGTGGCCATCTGCCACCCATTGCGGCATGCTTCTGTGCTCACAGGGCCTACTGTTGCCAAGATCGGACTAGCTGCCTTGACCAGGggatttgtattctttttcccACTGCCCTTCATCCTGAAGCGATTGTCATACTGCCAAACACATACTGTCACACACTCCTTCTGTCTGCACCAAGACATTATGAAGCTATCGTGTACTGACACCACAGTCAATGTAGTATATGGACTTTTCGTAATCCTTTCAGTCATGGGTGTCGACTCTCTCTTCATTGGCTTCTCCTACGTCCTCATCCTGAGGGCCGTGTTGGAGCTATCTTCTCGGGGGGCATCACTCAAGGCTTTCAATACTTGCATCTCCCATCTCTGTGCTGTGCTGGTCTTCTATGTACCCCTCATCGGGCTCTCAGTGGTGCACAGGCTGGGTGGCCCTACCTCCTTGCTCCATGTGATTATGGCTAATATCTATCTATTGCTACCACCTGTGGTTAACCCTCTTGTCTACGGAGCCAAGACCAAGGAGATCCGTTCATGGGTCCTCAATATGTTCTTACAAGATGGCAGATGA